The Argopecten irradians isolate NY chromosome 16, Ai_NY, whole genome shotgun sequence genome window below encodes:
- the LOC138310324 gene encoding WD repeat-containing protein 70-like isoform X2 yields MAMFQEARQTAIERTKDNTDSTPPDIESLAVSEKVKSRKESSSSSDSDSSGDSDSDSYSSDEKSKSKTKKDTIKKKTNGSDSSEEDIGPPLPPDMLAANKTKRSEEEDDIGLPLPLAIRGAGGKDSDEEDSEEEEESLDRKIPSSHEIVLNHGVKPVSALALDPSGARLVTGGVDYEMKFWDFAGMDVSLQSFRSIRPCECHPIKQLQYSSTGDTILVVSGNNRAKVLDRDGFEKMECSKGDPYLLDMANTKGHAAMLNSGCWHPKTREEFMTCSNDCTVRLWDVTMEGKKHKQCLKPRTQQGRKVIPTTCAYSKDGRWVATACQDGSIQMWDHNKSFVNVSMVNRNCHSNGSDTSCLCFSYCGRILASRGGDDSLKTWDMRSFKKPLNVVNGLDNFFSFTDCVFSPDDQMIITGLSVKKNAGKGKLLFYERNTLTKLSELEISDTSVVRCLWHPKLNQMVASCADGQVKLFYDPKKSQRGAMLSVVKAERKSRQIKVMTTQQIITPYALPMFREGRPTSTRKAEERVRKDPVKSRRPDLPITGPGEGGRVAQRGATLSQYVVQNLVLKKPDKYENDPREAILRHAKEAEENPFWVDPAYKKFEIYMKNARK; encoded by the exons ATGGCAATGTTTCAGGAGGCCCGCCAAACTGCCATTGAAAGAACAAAAG acAACACAGACTCCACTCCTCCAGATATAGAATCATTAGCTGTAAGTGAAAAAGTAAAATCAAGGAAAGAATCGAGCTCTTCATCTGACAGCGATAGTAGTGGTGATTCAGACTCAGACTCTTATAGTTCAgatgaaaaatcaaaatcaaagaccAAAAAGGACACAATAAAGAAAAAGACAAATGGTTCAGATTCGTCGGAGGAAGATATTGGACCTCCACTTCCTCCTGATATGCTTGctgcaaacaaaacaaaaaggaGTGAAGAGGAGGATGACATAGGCCTACCTCTTCCTCTGGCAATAAGGGGAGCTGGAGGGAAGGACTCTGATGAGGAGGATAGTGAGGAAGAGGAGGAG AGTTTGGACAGAAAAATTCCTTCTAGTCATGAAATTGTGTTGAACCATGGGGTGAAACCA GTATCGGCTCTAGCCTTGGATCCCTCAGGGGCCAGGCTGGTTACTGGAGGTGTAGACTATGAAATGAAGTTTTGGGATTTTGCTGGAATGGATGTATCCTTACAATCTTTTAGATCTATAAGACCTTGTGAATG TCATCCCATCAAACAGCTGCAGTACAGTTCCACAGGTGATACTATCTTAGTGGTATCAGGGAACAACAGAGCCAAGGTGCTTGACCGGGACGGCTTCGAGAAGATGGAGTGTTCCAAGGGAGATCCATATCTCTTAGATATGGCAAACACAAAG GGGCATGCAGCAATGTTAAACTCAGGGTGCTGGCACCCAAAAACCAGAGAAGAATTTATGACATGTTCAAATGACTG CACTGTTCGGTTATGGGATGTAACTATGGAAGGAAAGAAACACAAGCAATGTTTAAAACCCAGGACTCAACAGGGACGCAAAGTCATCCCCACAACGTGTGCTTACAGTAAAGATGGCCGCTGGGTAGCTACAGCATGTCAAGATGGATCTATACAGATGTGGGATCATAATAAATCATTT GTAAACGTTTCCATGGTAAACAGAAACTGTCACAGCAATGGGAGTGATACGTCATGTCTCTGCTTCAGCTACTGTGGACGGATACTGGCAtctaggggag GAGATGATTCTCTCAAGACATGGGATATGCGTAGCTTCAAGAAACCACTCAATGTTGTAAATGGGCTTGACAATTTCTTTTCATT TACAGATTGTGTTTTCAGTCCGGATGATCAAATGATTATCACAGGGCTCTCTGTCAAAAAGAATGCTGGCAAAGGGAAATTACTGTTTTATGAACGAAACACTCTTACAAAGTTATCAGAACTTGAAATATCAGACACG AGTGTGGTACGGTGTTTGTGGCATCCAAAGCTTAACCAAATGGTCGCTAGCTGTGCTGATGGCCAGGTCAAGCTTTTCTATGATCCCAAAAAAAGTCAGAG AGGTGCAATGTTGAGTGTTGTTAAAGCAGAAAGAAAGAGTCGACAGATTAAGGTGATGACGACCCAACAAATTATAACTC CGTATGCGCTGCCTATGTTCCGTGAGGGTCGGCCCACCAGTACACGTAAGGCAGAAGAAAGAGTGAGAAAAGACCCAGTCAAGTCTAGGAGGCCCGACCTACCCATCACTGGGCCAg GTGAAGGCGGCCGAGTTGCACAAAGGGGGGCAACTCTATCACAGTATGTGGTCCAGAATCTTGTCCTTAAAAAACCCGACAAATATGAGAACGATCCAAGGGAGGCTATTCTGCGACATGCTAAAGAAGCAGAGGAAAATCCATTTTGGGTGGATCCAGCttacaaaaa atttgaaatctacatgaaaaatgcaagaaaataa
- the LOC138310324 gene encoding WD repeat-containing protein 70-like isoform X1 has translation MADDEAKTKSLPGKEKKARSFDFMAMFQEARQTAIERTKDNTDSTPPDIESLAVSEKVKSRKESSSSSDSDSSGDSDSDSYSSDEKSKSKTKKDTIKKKTNGSDSSEEDIGPPLPPDMLAANKTKRSEEEDDIGLPLPLAIRGAGGKDSDEEDSEEEEESLDRKIPSSHEIVLNHGVKPVSALALDPSGARLVTGGVDYEMKFWDFAGMDVSLQSFRSIRPCECHPIKQLQYSSTGDTILVVSGNNRAKVLDRDGFEKMECSKGDPYLLDMANTKGHAAMLNSGCWHPKTREEFMTCSNDCTVRLWDVTMEGKKHKQCLKPRTQQGRKVIPTTCAYSKDGRWVATACQDGSIQMWDHNKSFVNVSMVNRNCHSNGSDTSCLCFSYCGRILASRGGDDSLKTWDMRSFKKPLNVVNGLDNFFSFTDCVFSPDDQMIITGLSVKKNAGKGKLLFYERNTLTKLSELEISDTSVVRCLWHPKLNQMVASCADGQVKLFYDPKKSQRGAMLSVVKAERKSRQIKVMTTQQIITPYALPMFREGRPTSTRKAEERVRKDPVKSRRPDLPITGPGEGGRVAQRGATLSQYVVQNLVLKKPDKYENDPREAILRHAKEAEENPFWVDPAYKKFEIYMKNARK, from the exons ATGGCGGACGACGAGGCAAAAACGAAATCTCTCCCtg GGAAGGAGAAAAAGGCTCGGTCATTTGACTTCATGGCAATGTTTCAGGAGGCCCGCCAAACTGCCATTGAAAGAACAAAAG acAACACAGACTCCACTCCTCCAGATATAGAATCATTAGCTGTAAGTGAAAAAGTAAAATCAAGGAAAGAATCGAGCTCTTCATCTGACAGCGATAGTAGTGGTGATTCAGACTCAGACTCTTATAGTTCAgatgaaaaatcaaaatcaaagaccAAAAAGGACACAATAAAGAAAAAGACAAATGGTTCAGATTCGTCGGAGGAAGATATTGGACCTCCACTTCCTCCTGATATGCTTGctgcaaacaaaacaaaaaggaGTGAAGAGGAGGATGACATAGGCCTACCTCTTCCTCTGGCAATAAGGGGAGCTGGAGGGAAGGACTCTGATGAGGAGGATAGTGAGGAAGAGGAGGAG AGTTTGGACAGAAAAATTCCTTCTAGTCATGAAATTGTGTTGAACCATGGGGTGAAACCA GTATCGGCTCTAGCCTTGGATCCCTCAGGGGCCAGGCTGGTTACTGGAGGTGTAGACTATGAAATGAAGTTTTGGGATTTTGCTGGAATGGATGTATCCTTACAATCTTTTAGATCTATAAGACCTTGTGAATG TCATCCCATCAAACAGCTGCAGTACAGTTCCACAGGTGATACTATCTTAGTGGTATCAGGGAACAACAGAGCCAAGGTGCTTGACCGGGACGGCTTCGAGAAGATGGAGTGTTCCAAGGGAGATCCATATCTCTTAGATATGGCAAACACAAAG GGGCATGCAGCAATGTTAAACTCAGGGTGCTGGCACCCAAAAACCAGAGAAGAATTTATGACATGTTCAAATGACTG CACTGTTCGGTTATGGGATGTAACTATGGAAGGAAAGAAACACAAGCAATGTTTAAAACCCAGGACTCAACAGGGACGCAAAGTCATCCCCACAACGTGTGCTTACAGTAAAGATGGCCGCTGGGTAGCTACAGCATGTCAAGATGGATCTATACAGATGTGGGATCATAATAAATCATTT GTAAACGTTTCCATGGTAAACAGAAACTGTCACAGCAATGGGAGTGATACGTCATGTCTCTGCTTCAGCTACTGTGGACGGATACTGGCAtctaggggag GAGATGATTCTCTCAAGACATGGGATATGCGTAGCTTCAAGAAACCACTCAATGTTGTAAATGGGCTTGACAATTTCTTTTCATT TACAGATTGTGTTTTCAGTCCGGATGATCAAATGATTATCACAGGGCTCTCTGTCAAAAAGAATGCTGGCAAAGGGAAATTACTGTTTTATGAACGAAACACTCTTACAAAGTTATCAGAACTTGAAATATCAGACACG AGTGTGGTACGGTGTTTGTGGCATCCAAAGCTTAACCAAATGGTCGCTAGCTGTGCTGATGGCCAGGTCAAGCTTTTCTATGATCCCAAAAAAAGTCAGAG AGGTGCAATGTTGAGTGTTGTTAAAGCAGAAAGAAAGAGTCGACAGATTAAGGTGATGACGACCCAACAAATTATAACTC CGTATGCGCTGCCTATGTTCCGTGAGGGTCGGCCCACCAGTACACGTAAGGCAGAAGAAAGAGTGAGAAAAGACCCAGTCAAGTCTAGGAGGCCCGACCTACCCATCACTGGGCCAg GTGAAGGCGGCCGAGTTGCACAAAGGGGGGCAACTCTATCACAGTATGTGGTCCAGAATCTTGTCCTTAAAAAACCCGACAAATATGAGAACGATCCAAGGGAGGCTATTCTGCGACATGCTAAAGAAGCAGAGGAAAATCCATTTTGGGTGGATCCAGCttacaaaaa atttgaaatctacatgaaaaatgcaagaaaataa